A stretch of Physeter macrocephalus isolate SW-GA chromosome 6, ASM283717v5, whole genome shotgun sequence DNA encodes these proteins:
- the FMNL3 gene encoding formin-like protein 3: protein MVGTASGQEAGGGSGCGARVFSPLSLTPVPLYQLLDTKSTDRKMTLLHFIALTVKEKYPDLANFWHELHFVEKAAAVSLENVLLDVKELGRGMELIRRECSIHDNGVLRNFLSTNEGKLDKLQRDAKTAEEAYNAVVRYFGESPKTTPPSVFFPVFVRFIRSYKEAEQENEARKKQEEVMREKQLAQEAKKLDAKTPSQRNKWQQQELIAELRRRQAKEHRPVYEGKDGTIEDIITVLKSVPFTARTAKRGSRFFCDAAHHDESNC, encoded by the exons ATGGTGGGGACAGCAAGTGGCCAGGAAGCTGGAGGGGGCAGCGGCTGTGGCGCCAGGGTGTTCAGCCCTCTTTCACTGACCCCGGTCCCCCTCTACCAGCTGCTGGACACCAAGTCCACTGACAGAAAGATGACACTGCTACATTTCATCGCCCTGACGGTAAAGGAGAAATACCCAGACCTGGCTAACTTCTGGCATGAGCTGCACTTTGTGGAGAAAGCTGCAGCAG TGTCCCTGGAGAACGTGCTGCTAGACGTGAAGGAGCTGGGTCGGGGCATGGAGCTGATTCGGCGGGAGTGCAGCATACATGACAACGGTGTCCTGCGCAACTTCCTTAGCACCAACGAAGGCAAACTGGACAAGCTCCAGCGCGATGCCAAGACAGCCGAG gaggCCTACAATGCTGTTGTGCGCTACTTCGGTGAGAGTCCCAAGACCACGCCTCCTTCTGTATTCTTCCCAGTATTTGTCCGATTCATTCGTTCTTACAAG GAAGCAGAACAAGAGAACGAAGCCCGCAAGAAGCAGGAGGAGGTAATGCGGGAGAAGCAGCTGGCTCAGGAAGCCAAGAAACTGGATGCCAAG ACCCCATCCCAGCGGAACAAGTGGCAACAGCAAGAGCTAATTGCAGAGTTGAGGCGGCGCCAGGCCAAGGAGCACCGGCCTGTTTACGAGGGGAAGGATGGTACCATTGAGGACATCATCACAG TGCTGAAGAGTGTCCCTTTCACGGCCCGTACTGCCAAGCGGGGCTCACGCTTCTTCTGCGATGCAGCCCATCATGATGAGTCAAACTGTTAA